From the genome of Hydrogenophilus thermoluteolus, one region includes:
- a CDS encoding peptidoglycan D,D-transpeptidase FtsI family protein has product MTHDLAVGTFRLAVPLPRLVFVLSLFGLCVALVVGRAGWLVAAERQFLQAQAEQRYERVVTVPAARGRLLDRNGTILAQSVETHSIWVDPQLWQAASSEQVEALARLLGTTPDAIEAQIARGGSRFAYLKRHLDRRTAEAVLALKIPGVSALQEPKRVYPYRELVATVVGITDIDGNGLEGLERGFDNRLQGHPGKKVLVQDRQGRPVREGEWLVPVQSGEDLILSLDLRIQAAALNAVKDTVTQFQAKGGAAVVLDAKSGEVLAMANWPTFDPEARTELDWNLVRNRAITDSYEPGSVVKPILVALGLEQNVVRPETPIDVRGGVIKVSGFSIRDAHASDRVLTVSEVIQKSSNVGVVKIAQKLDPQALWQHYRRFGFGERPKIPLKGATAGHLFPPQHLKPIEVATMAFGHGMSASLLQVAGAYQALANDGCRLPITFVRLESLPSCSQHQRVVSARTARTVRAMLEKVTDVGGTGTRAQVAGYTTAGKTGTARKVENGQYVQKYVASFVGYAPATDPRIVVAVMIDEPNVQKGYYGGTVAAPAFAEIVRQALPALGVLPDQPVQVVAESRAPRG; this is encoded by the coding sequence GCCGAGCGTCAGTTTCTGCAAGCGCAAGCAGAGCAACGCTATGAGCGGGTGGTCACGGTACCAGCAGCGCGCGGCCGCTTGCTCGATCGCAATGGGACGATCCTGGCGCAATCGGTCGAAACCCATTCGATCTGGGTCGATCCCCAGTTGTGGCAAGCCGCTTCGTCCGAGCAGGTCGAAGCGCTTGCTCGACTGTTGGGAACGACACCCGATGCGATCGAAGCGCAGATCGCCCGGGGCGGAAGCCGTTTCGCCTATTTGAAACGGCATCTCGATCGTCGAACCGCTGAGGCCGTATTGGCGCTCAAAATCCCCGGTGTTTCGGCGCTTCAGGAGCCAAAGCGCGTCTACCCTTACCGCGAGCTCGTCGCGACCGTCGTTGGTATCACCGATATCGACGGAAACGGACTGGAAGGGTTGGAACGCGGTTTTGACAACCGGTTGCAGGGGCATCCTGGCAAGAAGGTGTTGGTGCAGGATCGCCAAGGGCGACCGGTTCGCGAGGGGGAATGGCTGGTGCCGGTTCAGTCCGGGGAAGATCTCATTCTCTCCCTCGACCTCCGCATTCAGGCAGCGGCGTTGAACGCGGTGAAAGACACCGTGACGCAATTTCAAGCAAAGGGCGGCGCGGCAGTGGTGCTCGACGCCAAGAGCGGTGAAGTGTTGGCGATGGCCAACTGGCCCACGTTCGATCCGGAAGCTAGGACGGAACTCGATTGGAACTTGGTGCGGAACCGCGCGATCACCGACAGTTACGAGCCGGGATCGGTGGTCAAGCCGATTCTCGTCGCGCTCGGGTTGGAGCAGAACGTGGTTCGTCCGGAGACACCGATCGACGTGCGTGGTGGGGTGATCAAAGTCTCCGGTTTTTCGATTCGCGACGCCCACGCAAGCGACAGGGTGTTGACCGTCTCGGAAGTGATCCAAAAATCGTCGAACGTCGGCGTGGTCAAAATCGCGCAGAAACTGGACCCCCAAGCGCTGTGGCAACACTATCGGCGCTTTGGTTTCGGCGAACGGCCTAAAATTCCCTTGAAGGGGGCAACGGCAGGTCACTTGTTCCCACCGCAGCACTTGAAACCGATCGAAGTGGCGACGATGGCCTTCGGTCATGGGATGTCGGCGTCGCTCCTGCAGGTGGCAGGCGCCTACCAGGCATTGGCGAACGATGGGTGTCGCTTGCCGATCACCTTCGTTCGGTTAGAATCACTCCCTTCGTGTTCGCAACACCAGCGCGTCGTCTCGGCACGTACGGCACGCACCGTGCGTGCGATGCTGGAGAAGGTGACGGACGTGGGGGGAACGGGAACGCGCGCGCAGGTTGCCGGCTATACGACTGCGGGGAAAACGGGGACGGCGCGTAAAGTGGAAAATGGGCAGTATGTGCAGAAGTATGTCGCGTCGTTCGTCGGTTATGCGCCAGCGACCGACCCGCGAATCGTCGTCGCGGTGATGATCGATGAGCCAAACGTGCAGAAAGGGTATTACGGAGGGACCGTTGCCGCACCCGCTTTTGCTGAGATCGTTCGCCAAGCGCTCCCCGCATTGGGTGTTTTGCCCGACCAACCCGTACAGGTGGTGGCCGAGTCGCGTGCTCCACGTGGGTGA
- a CDS encoding Mur ligase family protein: MNVSTIYPWPDWLEAVFRACRNRFPNASLASDSRRIQPGDLFLAFRHDGRNGWDYVADAIQRGAAAVIADRDRAGSTEGEMGAEGTPADAPEILAGHAGEKSLLWRIPGFQNWAGEWAHRWYDAPSEHLSVWGVTGTNGKTTVSQWLAQTLERLGHATGVVGTLGAGRLGALDATGFTTPSAVLLHTLFARFRDAGCRVASLEVSSIGVCEGRIDGVRFHGAIFTNLSRDHLDYHGSLAAYAEAKRRFLFRPELAHQIFWVDDPYGAQWGSAAAQEAERTGDIRQRTVWWVGTETTIRHLQRSGAAAHGSGVATVALTAKPQWIDGRWTVPVTIRLPETGHFVGRTQPLQAGTLEVPAAGAFQIANGALVLAALLAEGIALPDALAALAHVVSPPGRMEVVADRPMVVVDYAHTPDALAQALESLRPIAAARGGALWVVFGAGGNRDAGKRPEMGRAAAACADRLVVTSDNPRWESPDAIAAAILRGVPAGTDVTVQLDRGEAIRYAVVSAAADDVILLAGKGHEGYQEIAGEKIPFSDHECARAALMARDAKTPCAASFSLQDQR; this comes from the coding sequence ATGAATGTTTCGACGATCTATCCGTGGCCCGATTGGCTCGAAGCGGTTTTTCGCGCGTGCCGTAACCGTTTTCCCAACGCATCGCTTGCGAGCGACTCGCGTCGGATCCAACCCGGTGACCTCTTTTTGGCGTTTCGCCACGACGGCCGAAACGGCTGGGACTATGTGGCCGATGCCATTCAGCGGGGTGCCGCGGCCGTCATTGCCGATCGCGATAGGGCAGGGAGCACCGAAGGAGAGATGGGCGCAGAGGGTACACCGGCTGACGCACCCGAAATCCTGGCCGGTCATGCGGGAGAAAAGTCGCTGTTGTGGCGCATCCCGGGTTTCCAGAACTGGGCGGGTGAGTGGGCCCACCGCTGGTACGATGCACCTTCGGAACACCTCTCGGTTTGGGGGGTTACCGGCACCAATGGCAAAACGACGGTGAGTCAGTGGTTGGCGCAGACGTTGGAACGGCTTGGACATGCAACCGGAGTGGTCGGGACTCTGGGCGCGGGACGGTTGGGCGCGCTCGATGCCACCGGGTTCACCACACCGTCTGCGGTGTTGCTACACACGTTGTTTGCCCGCTTTCGTGATGCCGGATGTCGCGTGGCAAGCCTCGAAGTTTCGTCGATCGGCGTCTGTGAGGGGCGCATCGACGGCGTACGGTTCCACGGGGCGATTTTCACCAACCTTTCGCGCGACCATCTGGATTACCACGGGTCGCTTGCGGCGTACGCCGAAGCGAAACGCCGTTTCCTTTTTCGCCCGGAGCTTGCCCATCAAATTTTCTGGGTCGATGATCCCTATGGAGCGCAATGGGGAAGCGCTGCGGCGCAAGAAGCCGAACGCACGGGGGACATACGCCAGCGTACGGTTTGGTGGGTCGGAACCGAAACGACCATTCGCCACCTGCAGAGAAGTGGCGCTGCTGCGCACGGTAGCGGTGTTGCTACGGTTGCGTTGACGGCGAAACCGCAGTGGATAGACGGGCGTTGGACCGTGCCGGTCACCATTCGCCTCCCTGAAACGGGGCATTTTGTCGGGAGAACGCAACCGCTGCAGGCGGGAACGCTCGAGGTGCCGGCAGCAGGGGCGTTTCAAATCGCAAACGGCGCGCTCGTCCTGGCCGCTTTGTTGGCGGAGGGCATCGCGTTGCCCGATGCGCTCGCCGCTTTGGCGCACGTGGTGTCGCCGCCTGGGCGGATGGAGGTGGTGGCGGATCGTCCGATGGTGGTCGTCGATTACGCGCATACGCCGGACGCGCTGGCACAAGCGCTCGAGAGCCTCCGCCCGATTGCCGCTGCGCGTGGCGGTGCGCTCTGGGTGGTCTTTGGGGCGGGCGGCAATCGCGATGCCGGGAAACGCCCGGAGATGGGACGGGCGGCGGCAGCGTGCGCCGATCGGCTGGTGGTGACGAGCGACAATCCCCGCTGGGAGTCGCCGGATGCGATCGCTGCCGCGATTCTGCGTGGGGTTCCTGCTGGCACTGACGTCACCGTGCAGTTGGATCGCGGCGAAGCGATCCGGTACGCGGTCGTTTCTGCCGCGGCTGACGATGTGATTTTGCTAGCTGGCAAGGGGCACGAGGGGTATCAGGAGATTGCCGGCGAGAAAATCCCCTTTTCCGATCACGAATGCGCGCGCGCTGCGTTGATGGCGCGTGATGCCAAGACGCCGTGCGCCGCGTCTTTTTCGCTTCAGGATCAACGATGA
- a CDS encoding UDP-N-acetylmuramoyl-tripeptide--D-alanyl-D-alanine ligase: protein MNTSLAEIAAAIGVPMPPEAQDRRIDGVTTDSRAACSGKLFVALTGTRFDGHDFVAAALTQGAVAAMVSAAQWAHHRDRTSVPADRVLPVPDTLAALGAIGQWWRRQWGGAVTAVTGSAGKTTTKTLLASALAAIWGESQVWATPGNWNNAIGVPLTLCGIERKHRGVVVEVAMNQPGEIVALGRLAEPNVAVVLNALRAHLAGLGSVDAVAAEKGSLVTTLASDGVAVLPADSPFFAEWRERAQPRQIVTFGRAPAAMVRLCHEVADAEGIRCEVVSDRQEATVRLPWVGRHFAELACAALAVLDALQLPWEPAVAAWQALPPVAGRLRRLQTPTGTVVLDDTYNANPDAMRAAIDALMTLPQPRKVVVMGEMAELGAHGSELHEEVGRYAKAAGVTHFLTLGPNAEAAASGFGDGAMAFSALPRLLDALLPLLDAQTAVLVKGSRSSRMERVVTAIAPSAE, encoded by the coding sequence ATGAACACATCTTTGGCTGAAATCGCCGCGGCAATCGGGGTGCCGATGCCGCCAGAGGCTCAGGATCGGCGAATCGATGGTGTCACCACCGATTCGCGCGCAGCGTGTTCTGGGAAACTCTTCGTGGCCTTGACGGGGACGCGTTTTGACGGCCACGATTTCGTTGCGGCGGCGCTCACGCAAGGCGCCGTCGCGGCGATGGTTTCGGCAGCGCAATGGGCGCACCACCGAGACCGCACGTCGGTGCCTGCCGATCGCGTTTTACCGGTACCCGACACCTTGGCGGCATTGGGCGCAATCGGACAATGGTGGCGGCGGCAGTGGGGCGGCGCGGTGACCGCGGTGACTGGCAGCGCGGGCAAGACGACGACCAAAACCTTGCTCGCGTCCGCATTGGCTGCGATCTGGGGCGAAAGCCAAGTCTGGGCGACGCCCGGGAACTGGAACAACGCGATTGGCGTGCCACTCACGCTCTGTGGGATCGAAAGAAAGCATCGGGGTGTGGTCGTAGAAGTGGCGATGAATCAACCCGGGGAGATCGTTGCGTTGGGGCGGTTGGCCGAACCCAACGTCGCGGTGGTGTTGAACGCGCTGCGCGCCCACTTGGCCGGGCTGGGTAGCGTCGATGCGGTGGCGGCAGAGAAAGGGTCGCTCGTCACCACGCTCGCATCAGACGGGGTCGCCGTGCTGCCTGCCGATTCCCCTTTTTTCGCCGAATGGCGGGAGCGGGCGCAACCGCGCCAGATCGTGACGTTCGGGCGCGCGCCAGCGGCTATGGTGCGGTTGTGTCATGAGGTTGCCGATGCCGAAGGCATCCGCTGCGAGGTGGTCAGCGACCGGCAAGAAGCCACCGTGCGCCTGCCGTGGGTCGGGCGCCACTTCGCCGAATTGGCCTGTGCCGCGTTGGCGGTGCTCGATGCGCTGCAATTGCCGTGGGAGCCAGCGGTCGCTGCCTGGCAGGCTCTACCCCCCGTGGCGGGTCGGCTGCGGCGGCTGCAGACGCCCACCGGAACGGTCGTTCTCGACGACACGTATAATGCCAACCCCGACGCGATGCGCGCCGCGATCGACGCCCTGATGACATTGCCGCAGCCGCGCAAAGTGGTCGTGATGGGTGAGATGGCGGAACTGGGGGCGCATGGCAGCGAGCTGCACGAGGAGGTTGGCCGCTATGCCAAAGCGGCAGGTGTGACCCATTTTTTGACTTTGGGACCGAACGCCGAAGCGGCGGCTTCAGGGTTCGGCGACGGCGCAATGGCGTTCTCGGCTTTGCCGCGATTGTTGGACGCGCTGTTGCCGCTTCTCGATGCGCAGACAGCCGTTTTGGTGAAAGGTTCGCGCTCGAGTCGCATGGAGCGGGTCGTTACAGCGATCGCCCCATCGGCTGAGTGA
- the mraY gene encoding phospho-N-acetylmuramoyl-pentapeptide-transferase, producing the protein MLLELAQWLAHEVRAFNVFTYITLRTMLAALTALVVSFLLGPGVIRWLAAKKFGQAVRQDGPQSHLIKSGTPTMGGVLILLSMTLAVLLWGDLRNAYVWVVLWVTLGFGLVGWVDDWRKVVHRDPKGLPARWKYLWTSVIALAATGYLAWQATLPVHTTLIVPFFKEVSIPLGTVGLVVLGYFVINGASHAVNLTDGLDGLAVMPVVLVTGALAIFAYVAGHAVFARYLGVPYVPGAGELAVVCGAICGAGLGFLWFNAHPAQVFMGDVGALALGAAMGAIALIVRQEIVFFIMSGLFVVEALSVMLQVGFFKYSGGKRILRMAPLHHHFELGGWKETQVVVRFWIITIILVLIGLSTLKLR; encoded by the coding sequence ATGTTGCTGGAATTGGCGCAATGGTTGGCGCACGAGGTGCGGGCATTCAACGTCTTTACCTACATCACGCTGCGCACGATGCTTGCGGCGCTCACCGCGCTCGTGGTCTCTTTCCTTCTGGGACCTGGTGTGATCCGCTGGTTGGCGGCAAAAAAGTTTGGGCAAGCGGTGCGCCAAGACGGACCGCAGAGCCATTTGATCAAGAGTGGGACGCCGACGATGGGCGGGGTGTTGATCCTGCTCTCCATGACGCTTGCAGTTCTACTCTGGGGGGATTTGCGCAACGCGTACGTTTGGGTGGTGCTTTGGGTCACGCTGGGTTTCGGTCTGGTGGGTTGGGTCGATGACTGGCGCAAAGTGGTGCACCGGGATCCGAAGGGGTTGCCGGCGCGGTGGAAGTACCTTTGGACTTCGGTGATCGCTTTAGCGGCTACCGGTTATCTGGCGTGGCAGGCAACGCTTCCGGTACATACCACGCTGATCGTTCCCTTCTTCAAAGAGGTATCGATTCCGTTGGGCACCGTTGGGTTGGTGGTGCTTGGCTATTTCGTGATCAACGGGGCAAGCCATGCCGTCAATCTCACCGACGGGTTGGACGGTCTGGCGGTGATGCCGGTGGTACTCGTCACCGGGGCGTTGGCGATTTTTGCCTATGTCGCCGGGCACGCGGTTTTTGCACGTTACCTGGGCGTCCCCTATGTGCCGGGAGCAGGCGAATTGGCGGTGGTTTGTGGCGCAATCTGTGGCGCTGGGCTTGGGTTCCTTTGGTTCAACGCGCATCCGGCGCAGGTGTTCATGGGCGATGTCGGTGCGCTGGCGCTGGGCGCAGCGATGGGGGCGATCGCGTTGATCGTCCGGCAAGAGATCGTCTTTTTCATCATGAGTGGGCTTTTCGTCGTCGAAGCGCTGTCGGTGATGCTCCAAGTGGGGTTTTTCAAATACAGCGGGGGAAAGCGGATTTTGCGGATGGCCCCGTTGCACCACCATTTCGAATTGGGTGGCTGGAAAGAGACGCAGGTGGTGGTGCGCTTTTGGATCATCACGATTATTCTGGTGCTGATCGGGTTGTCGACATTGAAACTGCGGTAG
- the murD gene encoding UDP-N-acetylmuramoyl-L-alanine--D-glutamate ligase: MDLVLGLGLSGAAMVRWLVAHGLSVRAADTRAAPPEKEALIAECPGVEWRFGCVMDAALLDGVDRVWVSPGLPTDLPCLVAARACGLSTGGELALFAEVRRARGDRAPILAITGTNGKSTTTALVSHLLTALGWDAPPLGNIGKPLLAEALERERTGRPWPQVWVVELSSFQLEAAGTFAADAATILNVTEDHLDRHGSMAAYVRAKARILEGAACAVLPRDDATLWQWLGDAAQRVRTVTFGLDQPPTDEDWGVVESEGRSWLAWGDRLLVPTDRLPLLGRHNQRNVLAALALVVHLTGWDDRLAAAVTSFRGLPHRMVLVATRSDGVRFVEDSKGTNVGATVAAITSLDAPIRLLAGGDGKGQSFVPLAEAARGRVRCAYLYGRDRTALAEAFTAAGVAVHCCESLEEATARAARDAEPGDIVLLSPACASWDQFRDYRARAACFVAAVERHLTTEQIP, from the coding sequence ATGGATTTGGTCTTGGGCCTTGGGTTGAGCGGTGCGGCGATGGTGCGCTGGTTGGTGGCGCACGGTCTTTCTGTACGCGCTGCCGATACCCGCGCAGCGCCCCCAGAGAAGGAAGCGCTCATCGCCGAATGCCCAGGGGTCGAGTGGCGCTTCGGATGTGTGATGGACGCAGCGCTCCTCGATGGGGTCGATCGGGTCTGGGTGTCGCCGGGGCTGCCCACAGACCTCCCGTGCTTGGTCGCCGCCCGCGCGTGCGGTCTCTCGACTGGCGGGGAACTCGCGCTCTTTGCCGAAGTGCGGCGTGCCCGTGGCGATCGCGCGCCGATTCTGGCGATCACCGGCACCAACGGAAAAAGTACGACGACTGCGCTCGTTTCTCATCTGTTGACCGCGTTGGGGTGGGACGCGCCGCCGCTCGGCAATATCGGCAAACCGCTCCTAGCGGAGGCGTTGGAGCGGGAGCGAACGGGTCGTCCCTGGCCACAGGTATGGGTGGTCGAGCTCTCAAGCTTTCAGCTCGAGGCAGCTGGCACCTTTGCTGCGGATGCGGCGACGATTCTGAATGTGACCGAGGATCACCTCGATCGGCACGGCTCGATGGCCGCGTATGTGCGTGCCAAGGCGCGGATTCTCGAAGGGGCGGCGTGCGCCGTGTTACCGCGCGACGACGCAACGCTCTGGCAATGGCTCGGCGATGCCGCGCAACGCGTGCGAACCGTTACGTTCGGTCTCGACCAGCCGCCAACTGACGAAGACTGGGGCGTTGTTGAATCTGAGGGGCGTTCCTGGTTGGCGTGGGGGGATCGGCTGCTCGTGCCAACCGACCGTTTGCCGCTTCTGGGGCGTCACAACCAGCGCAATGTGTTGGCGGCGCTCGCGCTGGTGGTTCATCTTACGGGGTGGGACGATCGGTTGGCGGCAGCGGTGACCTCTTTCCGCGGGTTACCCCACCGCATGGTGTTGGTCGCGACGCGCAGCGACGGCGTTCGTTTCGTCGAAGATTCGAAAGGAACCAACGTAGGCGCGACGGTTGCGGCGATCACGTCGCTGGATGCGCCGATTCGCTTGCTGGCAGGTGGCGATGGCAAAGGGCAATCGTTCGTGCCCCTTGCTGAAGCGGCGCGGGGACGCGTCCGCTGTGCGTACCTGTACGGCCGCGATCGCACTGCGTTGGCCGAGGCGTTCACGGCAGCGGGTGTCGCGGTCCATTGTTGTGAAAGTCTTGAGGAGGCGACGGCACGGGCCGCCCGCGACGCAGAGCCCGGCGATATCGTGCTGCTGTCTCCTGCGTGTGCCAGTTGGGATCAGTTTCGGGATTACCGCGCACGCGCTGCGTGTTTCGTTGCTGCCGTCGAGCGCCATTTGACCACGGAGCAGATACCGTGA
- the ftsW gene encoding putative lipid II flippase FtsW, whose product MKVWTALWPRERQAVETKLPTHVWLPAQLRPYFDRPGAPDPLLLWPTLLLVSWGLVMVYSASIAVAAEQYGTPYFFLIRQLVFVAIGLGVAWWTYRLPLRWWERNSRWLFAASLVLLVLVLIPGIGKTVNGAQRWIALGPLNLQPAEIVKFTIALFAANYTVHHFHAMERFFAGFFPFLLMVAAVGSLLLWQPDFGSLVVVSAVAFGILFMGGLSWRIVGLLIAAALLLFAALVVVSPYRMQRFVAFLDPWSDPLGKGYQLTHALIAFGRGEWLGVGLGGSIEKLFYLPEAHTDFILAVIGEELGWLGVVTVVLLFAVLVWRMVDVGRRLVQVEAYFAGLAVIGVALGVGVQAAINMGVNVGLLPTKGLALPFMSYGGSALVMNLLAVAFVMRAEWELRSLCRRNPV is encoded by the coding sequence ATGAAGGTCTGGACCGCGTTGTGGCCTCGAGAACGCCAAGCGGTGGAAACGAAGCTGCCCACTCACGTTTGGCTCCCGGCGCAGTTGCGCCCCTACTTCGACCGGCCTGGCGCACCTGACCCGTTGCTGCTCTGGCCAACGCTTTTGCTTGTCAGTTGGGGCCTGGTGATGGTCTATTCGGCAAGCATCGCGGTGGCTGCGGAACAGTACGGGACCCCCTATTTCTTCTTGATTCGGCAGCTAGTCTTCGTTGCGATCGGTTTGGGCGTGGCGTGGTGGACCTATCGCTTGCCGTTGCGCTGGTGGGAAAGGAATAGTCGCTGGCTTTTTGCGGCGTCGCTCGTCTTGCTTGTCCTGGTGCTGATCCCTGGGATCGGGAAAACGGTCAATGGGGCGCAGCGATGGATTGCGCTGGGGCCGCTCAATCTCCAACCTGCAGAGATCGTCAAATTCACGATCGCGCTTTTTGCCGCCAACTACACCGTGCACCATTTCCATGCGATGGAGCGCTTCTTTGCCGGGTTTTTCCCGTTTTTGCTCATGGTCGCGGCGGTCGGTTCGTTGCTGCTTTGGCAACCCGATTTCGGCTCGCTCGTGGTGGTGAGCGCAGTGGCGTTTGGCATCCTTTTCATGGGCGGGCTCAGTTGGCGAATCGTCGGGTTACTCATAGCCGCGGCGCTTTTGTTGTTTGCCGCGTTGGTCGTCGTCTCCCCCTACCGGATGCAGCGATTCGTGGCGTTTCTTGATCCGTGGTCGGACCCGTTGGGGAAAGGGTATCAATTGACCCATGCCCTGATCGCCTTCGGTCGTGGGGAATGGTTGGGGGTTGGCTTGGGCGGCAGCATCGAAAAACTCTTCTATTTGCCCGAAGCGCACACCGATTTCATTCTGGCCGTGATCGGTGAGGAGTTGGGCTGGTTGGGGGTTGTGACCGTGGTGCTCCTGTTTGCGGTCTTGGTTTGGCGTATGGTGGACGTGGGGCGACGGCTGGTGCAGGTGGAGGCCTATTTCGCCGGTTTGGCCGTGATCGGCGTGGCGCTCGGCGTTGGTGTGCAGGCAGCGATCAACATGGGGGTCAATGTCGGATTGTTGCCGACGAAAGGGCTCGCGCTGCCGTTCATGAGTTACGGCGGTTCGGCACTGGTGATGAACCTGCTCGCGGTGGCGTTCGTGATGCGGGCAGAATGGGAGTTGCGATCGTTATGTCGTCGGAACCCCGTGTAG
- the murG gene encoding undecaprenyldiphospho-muramoylpentapeptide beta-N-acetylglucosaminyltransferase: MSSEPRVAALAAGGTGGHIFPALAVAHALERRGWTVVWLGNSAGLEAKIAAENGIAFYDVAFGQVRGKGWRRWLSLPVALGKATGRAVRGLRAHRVSAVATFGGYVSVPAALAAKRLRLPLVIHEQNARAGLANRVLAPLASRVLTAFSNGLRRAEVVGNPVRDAIVAQPEPSLRYRDREGPLRLLVLGGSLGAQRLNRLVPVALRLLAPSERPLVRHQTGERDYEATLAAYRDAGVTAQCEPFIVEMGAALAGSDWVVCRAGAMTVSEVAAVGVAAHFVPYPYAVDDHQYANAQWLVAQDAALVTREADLTPERLADWLRHASRADAARIAQRAYALGIRDAQVRIAQVIEEITDR; this comes from the coding sequence ATGTCGTCGGAACCCCGTGTAGCTGCGCTTGCCGCCGGCGGGACAGGCGGACACATCTTTCCGGCACTTGCGGTCGCGCACGCGCTCGAACGCCGCGGCTGGACCGTGGTTTGGCTGGGGAATTCGGCTGGGCTGGAAGCGAAAATTGCGGCGGAAAACGGGATTGCGTTTTATGACGTGGCGTTCGGTCAGGTGCGGGGTAAAGGGTGGCGCCGTTGGTTGTCGTTGCCCGTGGCGCTTGGTAAAGCAACGGGGCGGGCAGTTCGGGGGTTGCGCGCCCATCGGGTTTCTGCGGTCGCAACGTTCGGAGGATACGTCTCGGTTCCCGCTGCGCTCGCGGCCAAACGGTTGCGGTTGCCACTGGTGATCCATGAGCAGAACGCGCGCGCGGGGCTGGCCAACCGGGTGCTCGCGCCACTTGCCAGCCGCGTGTTGACCGCGTTTTCCAATGGGTTGCGCCGCGCAGAAGTGGTGGGAAACCCGGTCCGCGATGCGATCGTCGCGCAACCGGAGCCATCGCTGCGCTATCGTGACCGGGAAGGGCCGTTGCGCCTTTTGGTGTTGGGCGGTAGCCTGGGGGCGCAGCGGCTCAACCGACTGGTTCCGGTTGCGCTTCGGTTGCTGGCGCCCTCGGAACGCCCGTTGGTGCGCCACCAAACGGGGGAACGCGATTACGAGGCAACGCTGGCTGCCTACCGCGATGCGGGTGTGACCGCACAGTGCGAACCGTTCATCGTCGAGATGGGGGCGGCGTTGGCGGGAAGCGACTGGGTTGTGTGTCGTGCGGGTGCGATGACGGTCTCTGAAGTGGCGGCGGTTGGGGTTGCGGCCCATTTTGTTCCCTATCCGTACGCCGTCGATGATCATCAATACGCGAACGCCCAATGGCTGGTGGCGCAGGATGCGGCGCTGGTAACGCGCGAGGCCGATTTGACGCCGGAGCGGTTGGCCGATTGGTTGCGTCACGCTTCGCGAGCCGACGCGGCCCGCATCGCGCAGCGAGCCTACGCGTTGGGTATCCGTGACGCCCAAGTGCGTATCGCTCAAGTGATCGAGGAGATAACCGACCGATGA